A single genomic interval of Amblyraja radiata isolate CabotCenter1 chromosome 3, sAmbRad1.1.pri, whole genome shotgun sequence harbors:
- the adra2c gene encoding alpha-2C adrenergic receptor encodes MESHANSSYLNASHLFPPSHVGEYSPAAVASLSALVGFLILFTVVGNVLVTIAVFTSRALRPPQNLFLVSLAGADILVATLVIPFSLANELMGYWYFGTVWCDIYLALDVLFCTSSIVHLCAISLDRYWSIIKAVEYNLKRTPRRIKGAIVSVWLISALISFPPLLSMDRTIEEDQIYPTCQLNDDTWYILLSCVASFFAPCVIMVLVYIRIYQVARNRTRSMSVKRNVPEGSSQPEDPPSRGTSLRAQNGHCAPGSWGPHEEPVDIEVDESSTSEEKGRRKQAAKKDSISQRSSRLSRSSSRSFVVFSTRRRRRGSRSSRNKVSQAREKRFTFVLAVVIGVFVVCWFPFFFSYSLYGICRESCQVPETLFKFFFWIGYCNSSLNPVIYTIFNQDFRRAFKKIICQAGKRHF; translated from the coding sequence ATGGAAAGTCATGCCAATTCCAGTTATCTCAACGCTTCCCATCTCTTTCCACCCTCCCATGTTGGCGAGTACTCGCCTGCCGCCGTGGCTAGCCTCTCCGCCCTGGTGGGCTTCCTAATCCTCTTCACCGTGGTGGGCAACGTTCTGGTGACCATCGCCGTGTTCACCAGCAGAGCCTTGCGCCCTCCCCAGAACCTGTTCTTGGTGTCCCTGGCCGGcgccgacatcctagtggctaccTTGGTCATACCCTTCTCGCTGGCCAACGAGCTGATGGGCTACTGGTACTTCGGCACCGTATGGTGCGATATCTACCTGGCTCTGGACGTCTTGTTCTGCACCTCATCCATCGTTCACCTGTGCGCTATCAGCCTGGATAGGTACTGGTCCATCATCAAGGCGGTGGAATATAACCTCAAGAGGACTCCTCGTAGGATCAAGGGGGCGATAGTCAGTGTGTGGCTGATCTCGGCCCTTATCTCCTTCCCACCCTTGTTGTCTATGGATAGGACCATCGAGGAGGACCAGATCTACCCTACCTGCCAACTCAACGACGACACCTGGTACATCCTCCTGTCTTGCGTGGCCTCTTTCTTCGCCCCTTGCGTTATCATGGTCCTGGTGTACATCCGGATCTACCAGGTGGCCAGAAACAGGACCAGGAGCATGTCGGTGAAGAGGAACGTTCCCGAGGGCTCGTCCCAGCCCGAGGACCCTCCGAGCAGAGGGACATCTCTCAGGGCGCAGAACGGTCACTGCGCCCCGGGGAGCTGGGGACCTCACGAGGAGCCTGTGGACATTGAAGTGGACGAGAGTTCCACCTCGGAGGAGAAAGGACGTCGGAAACAGGCGGCCAAGAAGGACTCCATCTCCCAGCGCTCCAGCCGCCTGTCCCGGTCGAGCAGCCGGTCGTTCGTGGTGTTTTCCACCCGCAGGAGGAGACGGGGCAGTCGCTCGTCCAGGAACAAAGTCTCTCAGGCCAGGGAGAAGCGGTTCACCTTTGTCCTGGCCGTGGTGATCGGGGTGTTCGTTGTGTGCTGGTTCCCCTTCTTTTTCAGCTACAGTCTGTACGGCATCTGCCGGGAGTCCTGCCAAGTGCCCGAAACACTCTTCAAATTCTTCTTCTGGATCGGTTACTGCAACAGTTCTCTCAACCCTGTCATCTACACCATCTTCAACCAGGACTTCAGGAGAGCGTTCAAAAAGATCATCTGCCAAGCGGGGAAAAGGCACTTTTAA